The Streptomyces asoensis DNA window GGACAGCGGATGGACGAGGAGTCGTACGAGCGCGGTGAACAGGACGATGGCGGCGGCCGCGGCGGTGGCGCCGAACAGCGGGTGGAGCAGGTCGGCGAGGTGCTCGACCAGGCTGGCGAAAACGGACATGGGTGAGGAGCCCTCCGGGGGTCTCGTCGTGCCGGTGAACGGGGCTGCGGCGTGACGACCCGCGTGGGTCACTCGTGGACGGCCGGACGGGCCGGCCCTACGCGACGGTCGCCGGGAGGGCGTGGCCGGGCGCCCTGGGGCGCGGTCGGCCGGAGGCGTCGGGGTCGCGTTGCGGCAGGAAGGCCGTACGGCGGGCCCGGTCCCTGATGGCCGTGCGCACCCGGGTGGGCGGGACGGCGGGGGCGCTGCGGGCGGCGACGAGGGTGCAGACGGCGAGCGCGGAACCGGCGGCCGCGGTCGCGGCGAGCGCGACGGCGGCCGGGAGGCTGCCGGCGTCGAGGAGCACGACGTCGACCAGGAGGAGGAAGAGCACGAGCGCGGGACGCGGCACGAACCTGCTGCGCGTCATTCCCGGCCCCCCTCCCCCTCGGTTCCTGTGCTTCCCGTGCTTCCCGTCGGTTATACCTGACCGGCCTCGAGCGGCTCCAGAAGCCTTCTGGGCTTCAGCAGCGCCCGGCTGACCGGATCCGCCGGGTCGGTGTCGAGCCCCGGCCCCGGCACCATGAGGACGTCCGGGACCGGTACGACAGTTCCGCAGGCGGGGCACTCGCCGTACGGGCCGAGTTCGGTGCCGCACGCGGCGTGCCGGAAGATCCGCAGCTGGGCCTCGCCGAAGTGCTCGCGCCCCCACAGGCCCAGCGAGCGCAGCGTCGGCCACAGGGCGATCGCGCGGTCGGTGACGACGTACTCGTCGCGCGGCGGGGACTGCTGGTAGCGGCGCTTCTCGAGGATGCCCTCCGCGGTCAGCGCCTGGAGGCGGGCGGCCAGCACGGCCCGCGGGATACCGAGGTGGACCAGGAAGTCGTTGTAGCGCCGGACGCCGTAGAGCGCGTCGCGGACGACGAGGAGCGTCCAGCGTTCGCCGACGACCTCCAGCGCCCGAGCGATCGAGCACTCCTGTGCCGCGTAGTCCTTGCCGAGTGCCATGCCGCCCACTGTAACCATTTACCCGCTGTGGGTTCAATGAACGAACCTTGGGTGCTAGCGTACGGAGGCATGAGCAGGTTCAATGACCGAACTGAAGACGTCACGGCACCGACGGCCACCGCGGGAACGCCCGCCACCCCCGGCTCACCGACCCTCACCGCGGACCGGGCGGTCACGGAAGCGGCGGGTCCCGGGGCCGGGCAGGCGGCCGGGCAGACCCGGGCGGAGCCGGACGCCCCGGTGACGTCGGCCCGCCCCCGGGCCACGCTCGCCGTGACCAGCGCGGCCACCGCCCTCGCCCTGATGACCTACACCGCCCCGGCCGTGACACTCGTGGACACCGCCGCCGCCCTGCACACGGCACCGTCCGCGCAGGCCTGGCTGCTGAACGGCACCCCCCTCGGCCTGGCCGCGGTCCTGCTCGTCGCCGGCAGCCTGGCCGACGATCACGGCCGCCGCCGGCTGTTCGTCTCCGGCACCCTGGCCCTCGCCCTCACCACCTTGCTCGGCGCCCTGGCGACGACGACCTGGCAGTTCACGCTGGCCAGGGTCGCGCAGGGGGCGGCGAGCGCGGCCCTGCTCGCCAGCAGCCTCGGCCTGCTGGTGCACGCCTTCCCCACCCCGCGCGGACGGCTGCACGCCACCGGCGTGTGGGGCGCCTTCGTCAGCGGAGGCATCGCCCTGAGCCCGCTGCTCAGCGGCGCGCTGCCCGGCTGGCGCCCGGTCTACGTCCTGCTGGGCGCCGCGACCCTGCTGGTCGCCGCCGTCGCGCCCCGCGTACTGACGGAGTCCCGTTCACCGCGCGGCGGCCGGCCGGACCTGCCGGGCGCGGCGGCCTTCGGCGCGGCGACCGTCGCCCTGATCGCCGCCCTCACCCTGGGCCGGGACGGCTGGCTGCGGGCCCCGGTGGGGCTGCTGCTCCTCGCGTCCGTCGCCCTGCTGGCGCTCTTCGTGCTCGTGGAGCGGCGGGTGGCCACCCCGATGATCGACCTCTCGCTGCTGCGCGACCCGGCGTTCGTGGCCTCCTCCGCCGGCGGTCTGGTGACCGGCCTCGCGGTCATCGGCCTGTTCAGCTTCCTGCCGACGGTGCTCCAGAAGGCGCTGGGCCTGTCCCCGATGGACACCGCCTGGCTGTTCCTCCTGTGGTCCGGCCTGTCCTTCGTGGTCGCCCTCCAGGCCCGCCGCCTGGCCGGCCGTGTCCCCACGCGCGTGCAGCTCGCGCTCGGTTTCGTCCTGCACGCGGCGGGCGTCCTGACCCTGCTCGGCTCGGTGGACGCGGGCTCCTGGCACCGGATGCTCCCGGGGCTGGTGGCCGCGGGCATCGGCAGCGGCCTGCTGAACGCGGCGCTGCCCCTGCTGGCGGTGGAATCGGTACCGGCGGCGCGGGCGGCCATGGGGTCCGGGGCGCAGCAGACGCTGCGGTACGTCGGCTCGTGCGCCGGTGTGGCCCTGACGATCGCCATCGCCACCGGGACGGGCGGCGGACTCGCCCGGGGGACGGACCTGGCGATGGCGGTGTCGGCGGGGCTGGCGCTCGTCGGAGCGGCGGCCGTGCTGGGCGCCCGCCGGAAGCAGCCTCTTGTATCAAGTGATTGACACAAGATCCGACTCCCGGGCATCTTGTACTCACCATCTTGTACTCACCACTTGATACAAGTACTCGTGTGCACCGGGGGCCCGACATGCTGGACACCGTCCCACCCGAGCGTCTGCTCGCCCGCGCCGACCTCTGCGCCCGCTGGGCAGGCCTCGCCCTGGGCGCCGTGGTCGCCCAGCGGGTCGCGGTGCGCGACAGCGACGACGTCGCGATGACCTTCCTCAGCGCCGTCACCGCGTTCGGGCTGTGCGCCGTCGGCGGCGTCCTGCTCGGCGACTCCCTCACCCCGGCACCCCTGGAAGCGGTCCGCACCGCGAGCCTCGCCCCGCGCCGGGTCCGCGACCATGTACCGCCCCGGATGGCGCCGCTGCTGCTCTTCCAGTCGGCCTGCCTCGTCGTGCTCCTGCTCATCGGGGTCGTCGCGGCCTCCCCCGACTCCATGGGCCGGGC harbors:
- a CDS encoding DUF6412 domain-containing protein — its product is MTRSRFVPRPALVLFLLLVDVVLLDAGSLPAAVALAATAAAGSALAVCTLVAARSAPAVPPTRVRTAIRDRARRTAFLPQRDPDASGRPRPRAPGHALPATVA
- a CDS encoding MFS transporter, which codes for MSRFNDRTEDVTAPTATAGTPATPGSPTLTADRAVTEAAGPGAGQAAGQTRAEPDAPVTSARPRATLAVTSAATALALMTYTAPAVTLVDTAAALHTAPSAQAWLLNGTPLGLAAVLLVAGSLADDHGRRRLFVSGTLALALTTLLGALATTTWQFTLARVAQGAASAALLASSLGLLVHAFPTPRGRLHATGVWGAFVSGGIALSPLLSGALPGWRPVYVLLGAATLLVAAVAPRVLTESRSPRGGRPDLPGAAAFGAATVALIAALTLGRDGWLRAPVGLLLLASVALLALFVLVERRVATPMIDLSLLRDPAFVASSAGGLVTGLAVIGLFSFLPTVLQKALGLSPMDTAWLFLLWSGLSFVVALQARRLAGRVPTRVQLALGFVLHAAGVLTLLGSVDAGSWHRMLPGLVAAGIGSGLLNAALPLLAVESVPAARAAMGSGAQQTLRYVGSCAGVALTIAIATGTGGGLARGTDLAMAVSAGLALVGAAAVLGARRKQPLVSSD
- a CDS encoding winged helix-turn-helix transcriptional regulator; amino-acid sequence: MALGKDYAAQECSIARALEVVGERWTLLVVRDALYGVRRYNDFLVHLGIPRAVLAARLQALTAEGILEKRRYQQSPPRDEYVVTDRAIALWPTLRSLGLWGREHFGEAQLRIFRHAACGTELGPYGECPACGTVVPVPDVLMVPGPGLDTDPADPVSRALLKPRRLLEPLEAGQV